A single region of the Epinephelus moara isolate mb chromosome 12, YSFRI_EMoa_1.0, whole genome shotgun sequence genome encodes:
- the LOC126398670 gene encoding multimerin-2-like, which produces MRAGLSLLVLGPCLLVSCALEVQASEGGETKLYDFLPDRKQPLDPETTADQSNGQTNTGPDIWAEVRMLRDMVVEQKVELRNMEARLREAEVQADEQKMDLLLTKTSLEDLKRDHAATEDRLRASEKQVEELKKVNMELRADLQSQAAELLSIEASVTVCDSELQLLTRRMDDLQAQSTAQEAELTSVMDRMNTTESRVNSLIKENAKVAFYAALTDPKGVGPYNTQTVLKFSKVFTNIGNAYSPTTGFFTAPVKGVYYFRFTVCGHTDEGGMGVQLFHNGRSIVFNLQGRHNLHFEYLSNAVTLELNVGDELHLVLPQGLAIFDNANNHSTFSGFLLFSI; this is translated from the coding sequence ATGAGGGCAGGTCTATCTTTGTTAGTTTTGGGGCCCTGCTTGTTGGTTTCATGCGCTCTTGAAGTGCAAGCAAGTGAAGGAGGGGAGACCAAACTCTATGATTTTCTGCCTGACAGAAAGCAACCTCTTGACCCTGAAACCACAGCTGATCAGTCCAATGGCCAAACCAACACCGGCCCTGACATTTGGGCGGAGGTGAGGATGCTGAGGGACATGGTGGTGGAGCAGAAAGTGGAGCTGAGGAACATGGAGGCCAGGCTGAGGGAGGCAGAGGTGCAGGCAGATGAGCAGAAGATGGATCTGCTCCTCACTAAAACCAGCCTGGAGGATCTGAAAAGAGATCACGCCGCCACAGAGGACAGACTGAGAGCCAGCGAGAAACAAGTGGAAGAGCTGAAGAAAGTCAACATGGAGCTGAGGGCTGATCTTCAAAGCCAGGCAGCTGAACTTTTGTCCATAGAAGCCAGCGTGACAGTCTGTGACAGTGAGCTGCAGCTCCTAACACGCAGGATGGACGACCTGCAGGCTCAGAGCACAGCTCAAGAGGCTGAGCTTACATCTGTGATGGACAGGATGAACACTACTGAGAGCCGAGTGAATAGTCTCATCAAAGAGAATGCTAAGGTGGCATTCTACGCTGCCTTGACAGACCCAAAGGGTGTAGGGCCTTACAATACTCAAACTGTCCTAAAGTTCAGCAAGGTCTTCACCAATATTGGTAATGCCTACAGTCCAACCACTGGCTTCTTCACTGCTCCGGTGAAAGGGGTGTACTATTTTAGATTTACAGTATGTGGTCATACAGATGAAGGCGGTATGGGAGTGCAACTATTTCATAACGGTAGATCCATAGTGTTTAATTTGCAGGGCAGGCATAATTTGCATTTTGAGTACCTGTCAAATGCTGTAACTCTAGAGCTGAATGTCGGTGATGAGTTGCACTTGGTCCTTCCACAAGGCTTGGCAATCTTTGATAATGCAAACAATCACAGCACATTCAGTGGCTTCTTGCTTTTCAGTATTTGA